From the Anopheles stephensi strain Indian chromosome X, UCI_ANSTEP_V1.0, whole genome shotgun sequence genome, the window gacaacggtactattcgtattggaatatggaagcatatgcttccattgggcatccaacacgcatatcctcaaactagagaggctacagtatcgttgtcttagactcgcactagggagcatgaaatcaacacacaacatgtcgctagaagtgatgaccggagtgatgccgctaaaactacgttttgaaatgctgtcgcttcgccttcttgtCCGTTCTTCAGATTCAAATctcttgatcgaagaaaattttaaaccgcttctagagacaggttctaagagcaaaatcttgaagatctatgaagattttgttgccctacaagtgcatcctagcgctccacaggcattaaaccgtgatacccttcctgagacctacagttcccttttaacaacagattcctcgttgcacgaggaaattaagaccataccgaatgatcttcgcccgatggtagttccgggcattttcagggataagtatggccatttagaccaaatatGCCAGTATGATACTGAGGATAAGatcgttgtctctggcgaatcggtagatgagcctcatgtaggtgAGGTtcctagtcgccaacacttctcttatttctgtacCCGTTCGTCTGCCGATGGTCTCGACaacgcccaacaaggagggtcttgcggtttcaaactccacgcaggaccacagaaggtgatccacatcgtgaaatccgtcaccgcaaccacacaccttttttgtttgagaaaagactaccatctcagttttctttgcagagaacttgataccaaggttttcagaccactcggcaaggttgtccaaagtgctttgtaaagccagttggatttcggcggcgtccctgattgcaaaagatatgacgccgtggtcagccaattgtctaatgctgcagttcggagctaggcaagaatctatttcactgacatagaagttatatagcagggggctcaagcaggacccttgtgctagtccatggaaactggtccgctttagttgcacatgaccattgttgaaactcatagctttttccgacaaaaggttgaacagaaagttgttcaactttggacccagccccacattttctaatttttgactcagcttgtatggtgatactgagtcaaatgccccctgtatatccaggaaaatagatcccatgttctgcttgcgtgcacgagcaatctctatttctgtaaccagaagggctaagcagtcattagtacccctggctttacgaaaaccaaactgggtattcgagagaaggttgttcgattccaaccatttttctatccggaaaagaatcatcctttcaaggagtttcctcagacacgacagtaacgatattggcagATACGAATCGtttcttgatggcggtttgccagacttcaagatagtgacaactttcacttctctccactcttgcgggacgctgttgacctccaacatattgttgaatatgcttaacagacgtttcctccctacgtcgggaagattttgaagcaatttgctaccaatctgatctaGACCTGCGGGgaaatttttgcttgataggagagcaagtgacagctctaccattgtgaacggtgaatccatcctagggtcactaccaggcgcatgttgtgtaaaacGAACATGGATGgatttgcgcaggaacgaaatcgggacaaagcttgtgggcaaattcatatagccactcgccagaaaagctttcgctctcattgatgttgttgctccttctagccattctccaaagcgaattcagtgaagtggcagggtctagattattgacgtatctacgccaataaccctttttcttcaccttcaacaggtttttgcacgttctctctagtcctttatatttttcatataggacctcgagcccgtgtcccggaaggctttaaatgcctcacgcttcttggtgaaagccgcttggcaatccttgtcaaGGAGTGGgatgttttttaaatgtccttgcttggtgggagcgccttgtttgggcctcaagggcgcacttgtttatcagtgaaacaagtttttcgtactccttgagaggagacaaatcttccaagtcaagtgaaagcgaagcggctattaattcgccgtatctcgtccagtcgatgttcctcgttaagtcacatttaacggggattccttctactggacatcctcccttaatgtaggaaatttctatcggcaagtggtcactgccgatagggtcctggatcaccttccaactaaaatccagcaccattgctgatggacatagagacaggtccagtgcactcgccctacttcgaggtgtctgcatcctagttgcctctcctgagttgagaatggaaaaaccaaatctgtcgcagaaatctcggatgataggagtacgaatgtcatccttttcgcacccccagtcgattccatgagagttaaagtctcccaggatcaaagatcaagaccactgctaaatttccaagatcctctttgaacttttcatttttttctttttcattgttggctatcggggggatataaatacGAGATCCCGAATAtaaattgtcacgtgaagaacgtccagttttgccttaactgcgacagtttctatcatttcttgtcttggggtaggtattctggtgaaagtgtgactctttcgaacaccaatcagtaccccccacccctagtaacgcgatcttcacggattatattatatcccgggaaggttaatttaatgtcatccgatagccatgtttcacagagggcaaacacatcacaGTTATGTTcacccactaatgctttaaaagagtttagcttgccaagcaaactcctacagttccactgtatgataatAGACGTAGGAGCcatcaatcatccaaacgggccatcatacttaagcatggccattgagccagccactgtttgatcatccccttcaggaaaggaagggcccaagttgcgatcatgtgcagatgctgcgggaggttgagggtcaaaagaagggactcaaggatctcggaaagagacggggtgggagttctcgggaagctcgtgggctccgtcggaaaagccaggctttccaccggagcttcggtccgatgagatcgcttcttcttgcgctgcttcctggcaatttgtggggcgggagttttgggttCAGCGTCGCGTTTCGTGACGGTTGGGGAAattttagcgtggcgctgtgatGCCAAAGGTTTACTTTTCGTCTTTAGGACCTTCCTTTGTACTTTTTTGTACGGGATTCTCACATTCTTTACTGGTCTCAATGGCACCTGTTCCAGTGCAGGCGGGTTGGcatcgccatttgcagctgtaCCTAAAACCGCAAAGGGGTTCGTTGCGTTAGCTCCTTTTGgagcatcgctgtatgagccgcgtgcccgctcagCTACTGTTTTGGTCTGCTCTCTTTGAAGTTTtcggtacacagggcacaaggctacctcatgccactcctcccgacaatgcgagcattttttgGTACGGGGCTTCGCAGTCCTcagtagcgtgagcccctctgcattttccgcagcaaatcttacgagtgcaaaacggatcggcatgtccaatccggctgcacttagaacaggtggccacccttggcacgtatggccggtcgatgggtatccggacgccttctaaaatgagggcctgcggaagtaccgttccctcaaacgtgatccggagggaggtggtcgggatatatttcttttcatctttcgatgaggcatctagcttaaaaagcttttttgcctcaaggacttttactttcggcgtgtctggtgcatgaaatgcGCCTACACCGAATttaaccacctcctcctccggataatcgaagtcttcgatcacgccggtaacttccaccagactaccgggaatataaacccggtagtgctccgtataatctggatcagccgcaatgacattggcttgagcccggtcctttgcggtgaccctgatcttattagggcgcatccgaaacacatcggcaacgcccgggtacttcttaaataacgatgccgcgatcgtcctcacGTCGAGCTGCTTGgtgcgtggcataaaatacaccaatggcttaccctcccacgacaaCGGGTAAGCACGTGCTCGATGCTCAGATAGCTGATCATTATTTTTCGCCAGCGgggcacaaaaactatttgtCGGCGGGACACTCGATGCCTTCGAGGAAGACGGTCTCTCTCCCAATGCCACCTTTTTAGTAGCAGGAGCGGCATTAGGGCGACCAGGCTTACACTTCACATTCggttctatctctctctccgaaTCCGATAAGTCGGTCCCCATGTAAGGACCGGAGACAACGGGGGAAGTAGGGATAGACAAACTTACCGATATACACGATAAGCAACCACGCGCGcacgagcaaacacacacacacgcacacaggacagttcacgatcgatgcgacgatgcagcgatacgcttgcttatcgtaACGATCGatagatacacacactcacaacactaagaacacacgttgatcggggctaggcgccactcgatcgttaaacacaaactccgagcgaaagccggagaaaggcggagacaccgattagtgcgatacgggtaatcacgttgattacgctatcgcacacgaggacaatgaccactatctgccgtacgcaaatgatccgtttgacgctccacagcgaaacacgtcttATCGCCACGGAAGCTAGCGGCAgaatcgaaataaaaaaatacataagtAGTTTAAAAACAATCGGCTATGGCCAGTGATTGGAATAGGCCTTACTGTATCCAACTTCTTCGACAGGAACTTTGTactgacagaaaaaaaagttggatGTTTGGGTAAATCGGATTGGTAGCCTAGCCCGGTGCACCAAGGTCTAGTAGCAATAACGTTGGGCTTATAAGCGTTCGGATCGTTTATCCAATGCCTTACGGACCGTTCCACTTTAGCAACAAATGATGTTTAGGCCACGTGGTAAATCAAAAtgggacggtccggtggccgaggcgatagccgcgccggtcttcacacggcagggccggggttcaaatcccatccagaccgcctctccgtaaataaggctgactacttttcttcgggtaaaattgagtcacagaaagccagaaatggcaggccgagacctctcgaggttgtagtgccaaggaagaaaaagaagaaaaggtaaataaaaatagagtTATATAGACCATTGTGTATAGCCCACATGCAAGTAACTGGACcaataaaagaagaataaaaagttATAGACTAGACAACTAATACACAAAGTACACTACACATCAAAAATCTCCAAAATCAGTCTATATAATATGCATTAGAAGATATTCTGTAATAACAAAGCATATTTACGTAGATTATAATCTGATCAgccgttcttcttctttgacactacaatctcgaaacGTCTCGTCCTGCTAACTTCTGGCATcctttgatttttatttttaccgtAGCTCGATAGTCAGTCTTACGTACAGTGAGACAATACGGACGGAATACAAGCTATTGGAGCACTATTGGAAAGCCTCATCATTCGTTCTATCCAAGAGAAACACCGAAAGCGAAACTAGAGACAGTGAGTGAATATTATgtttaataaaatgaaaaatgttgcTTCTCAACGTTCGCCCTTGTCATACGGCAACATTTCTATCAAGCGTTCCAGGCTAAATTCACTGCCTTCAACCCTGGTATAGTAAAAGGTTGTGATGTGATGTCCACGGTTCGTTCTTATGCTTCTCTCTGGTAACACTTATAGAAATATAACCGTTGACGATTACCGCATACCGTTGGATAAATCTTAGCCGTTGATGATAAATGAGTCTCCCCGCATATTTTGTAAGCGACCAGACACACCTCTTCGATCAAAGTTTCCCAAACGGTGGCTCATCTCGTACGATACGTACTGCGACGGTTATGATCTGATTTCTCGTTCAACTTCACCTTCTTCTCGAAGCGATCAAGCCTTAAAGCGACAAAATTAACGACAGCtgatgaagaaaaacataaacaaaagttaaaaaaaaacaaacattaacgACTCGTTCCTTTGGTTGTCAGGAGAGCAGTCACGCTAAATTAGAATATCGCGGTGAAATCGGGAACCCTCTTAGCATGGGCGATTCAGAAGATCGGCGGTTTAATCAGGGCACGCCGGAGCGATTTATAGTAGCCGCGATTGTGCGTCGGGTTCCGCTGCTAAGGCTCTTATCTGCTTAGTACGCTGAGCCCGAAGGAAGTAATATGTTTTTAAACGACCCCCCTAACAAAGCGCGATCGATAAATCAATCCTtttcttggtttttttttttctttcttgtgtgTAGAgaagtgatgatgatggagacGTGGTAAGAATATTTGAGATTTTAATGCGACTTAAAGGACAACATTAAAGATTGCTTCATTTGCCGCCGGTGTGCGAGTGGTGCTCAAGAATGTGCTTTAATCAATGTGCGGTACGCAAAACCTACCAGCTCGTGCCTTTCTGTTTCTAATTAAGCCATCCTTCTTATTGCCCTCCTTGGAATGTCAATATTTGGCGCTTGGTGACGTCAGCGTGAGAGCGTGCGGAAGTATGCCGAGGTTAATGGTGCATTTTTCGATGGCATATTAAAATCGTAAAGCGTACGGAAGGCATCCCTACCGAATTGGGGTGGCTGGGGCTTATGCAAATTCTTCACCGGGTACATTCCCATCCCTGGATGACGGATCAACGGCgaataaaacatcaaaacatCGTTTTACCGCTCGTTTATGACCGTTAAAGCTGCTTAAAAGCTGAGCTGCTCCGTTCCGTACAATGCCGAGCCGATCAAGACGCTCATGCATAAATATTTGCCGTCAACGGGTGGACAAAAAACAGAGCAGGTATACTTCTTGTAGGCACGCGGTTCACGACTGTTGCCCCGCAATAAACAGCAAACGCTACCGACATTGTCACTACTGTGACGGCGCGACCGGCGGACTTAACATACTGCTGTTGCCGATGGACTATAATCGgattaaaatttataattcATTAAGTGAAGATGCAGCTCCGTACACCGCTGCCGGTAAATTTGAAGATGGCAAACGCACACGCCTCACACTCGCGCTATACGATGATGGTTTGACTCGTCTGCAAATatagcaagaaaaacaaaaccgaataTGAGGAGGATGCATGCAGTATCCTccctggtcctgtcgagcagtttccgcacaaggtcctcagctttgtacccaattttgtgctcgcgtgcaacattccatattgctatccctctttgccagtacggcaatgatcgtctgtgctgctctgtcttccacagcctgtgtcgatgtgtatgcgtgtgtatggcactgctcgaccgtgtaaacgcgcggtattggtatgtattgtcgcgtcggtgtagacttgacaggtacggtgccggcacggaaacaaaccattggccgcagttgctgttatggattagatttgtgtttaggcaaagcaaatttgccagccaaaacatacgcgtcacgtcgagatcgctcctgtatcggagggaccTTCGCATTAAttaattgtgttaaaaatttgcgggaaaaacgtagtgcaatgaaagccttcAGCTCTATGTcggcgtaggaagcttccggatgtgtttcggagccggcatcggagACTATaggagtgtttaaagaggcgaatgaggtctctgagggccaaagcctcttttaataaatgatttaagaaaagagctgttttgtttgtgaaacaaataatggcaaggcgaaagaaaacacatatcacaatacatacaaacagcgtgatcacatacacatgtatacccctggagcgcaaacgctcacgcacaccaccccataagcccgaatccgaacgtcctcagaatgtcctcagcccatgtaaaaacgtcctcaattttgtatggccggcgggcttgtgacacaaaattaggacgttgcatgcggattcgagcacttgtatgacgagtgggcCGTGACGCTGCAGAAGCATGCTAGTTGTCAGCCAAATCAGCCATAAATAAAACTACGAGTCGAGATACAACAATTTTGGCGACGAGTACGAGTACGAAACTACGCAATTTTTCaactgcagcaaaagaaaagttcCTGCATTGTGTTTAGCTGATTGCTGCCATTGTGTTTACTCCATGACACCCCCAACCGAGCATAATACTGACGCTCCTGCTGCCGGAACGCCGATTACGTTTTCGTTCGAGCCGTTCAACCCTGCAACATCAAagtttgatcgatggttggatAGGTTGCAAATTTCGTTCCGGATCTACCATGTTCGAAAAGACGATTTACATTGCATGGGATCAGATTTCCTGCCACATTACAAGGGGGGCCCTACATATGATGTGCTGTGCAACAAGCTGAAGAATGCATAACCGATCACAAAAATATGCAGCGAAATTGTCGCTCTGCTTAAAGACCATTTCAGCCCTACTCCTCAGGAAATCCTTGAATATTTCAAGTTCGCTAGTCGCAAACAGCAAGGCCACGAATCTCTTAACGATTACTTAATGAATTTGGAGAAGCTCGCCCAGTCGTGCAATTTCGGGGATTATTTGGACAAGGCTCTACGCAACCAATTTATTTTTGGCATACGAAATCGGATAATACAATCCCGGTTGCTGGAAGTGCGCGATTTAACGCTTCGATTTGAAGAAATCGCATACGGAATGGAAATGTGTCACCGGTCAAACAATGCAAGTACGAGTCGAGGTGCGTTTCATCAACCGTGCAACCCTGAAGAACAAAGGAAACGGTCGTTGCGGGGATCCTGGTCACTACGCAGACAGGTGTCCATATAAAACGATGATCTGCAAGTTCTGCTCGAAGATAGGACACCTGGAGAAAATGTGTCTGGtcaaaacgaagaagaagacggaTGGCACACACCACCTGGAGGAGCAACCCTGCATCATCAAGGATGTTTTCCATCTAAGTACGGCCGGTCCTAGGGAGCCAAGTATGCGACTTTTCGCTAAAGTTGCACGGTTTCACCCCCTCTCAAGCCGTTTTTCTGCCCCTCGCGCAACACCGCCTCCACAAACTAAAGTCGGCCTCGGTTGCAAGCTATACCCATcgcggtaaaagactcgagaagggaTCATCTTTCAACTAGTGGTTATTTTTAGTTTGGTGCTTATTACTtcttatgtgttttttttttctaatatcATTTCAGCGGACACCGCCTACAACAAGTAACGAATCTCCAAGAAAGCCCGGTCTTGTGAAGAAAGAGTACGTAGGAGCGGAGAGAGGAAGGCGGACGGCTAAACGTGCACGGCCAATGCACACCGATGGAAGGATAGATCGACGGCCACGAACGAAGCGAGGAAGAGACGATCAGCTGGCAGCGGTACTAGGGGGACTAGCGAAATCAGTGTGAGTCAAAGATGAGTACAATAAATGAAAAGTGTGAAGAGTAAACCTTCGTGTTTTCATTTCGAACGATCCGAAAGGTGGTGGTGTGGGTACGAGATACGGGTAAAATGTTGAGATACAAATCGGATGTGACGCGACACGCCACGCGACACGTCACAGAAACATCATCATTTTCTGCTGCTATCGCTGGCATTTTGATGAGAGTTTTGATGATATTGTGCccatataaaaaaatacacgtGACGTCAAAAACTTGGCTAGTTGGGGTGGTATGCCTGGTAAGTT encodes:
- the LOC118514108 gene encoding uncharacterized protein LOC118514108, producing the protein MQVRVEVRFINRATLKNKGNGRCGDPGHYADRCPYKTMICKFCSKIGHLEKMCLVKTKKKTDGTHHLEEQPCIIKDVFHLSTAGPREPSMRLFAKVARFHPLSSRFSAPRATPPPQTKVGLGCKLYPSRGHRLQQVTNLQESPVL